The genomic DNA GAAATAACCGAGTACGTTGAGTTTTCAAGCATGTGGATATGATCACCTACACCAAGTGCAAGGGCACCACCACTTCCTCCTTCTCCAATGACAATACAAACAATAGGTACGGTTAAGCTTGCCATTTCAAAAAGGTTCCTTGCAATCGCTTCGCTTTGCCCTCTTTCTTCCGCAGCTTTCCCAGGATACGCACCCTTCGTATCAATAAAACAAATAATCGGACGATTGAATTTCTCCGCTTGCTTCATAAGTCTCAATGCTTTACGGTACCCCTCAGGATGTGGCATTCCAAAATTTCTACGGATATTTTCCTTCGTATCTTTCCCACGCTGATGGCCAATAATAGTAACAGGCAAACCTTGGAACTTCGCTACTCCTGCTACAATGGCTTCATCATCTCCAAAAAAGCGGTCCCCATGACATTCAATGAAATCAGAAAAGATAATTGATAAATAGTCTTGAGTTGTTGGCCTGGCAGGATGTCTCGCAATTTGCACTCTATCCCATGGCTTCATGTTGTCATAAATATCTTTTTCAAGCTTTTGAAGTCTTGCCTCAAGCTTTTCAATTTCGTCTGTCAAATCTACTTCTGCACTCGCTGTAAATTCTTTTAATTCTGCAATTTTCTTTTTCAGTTCAATGACTGGTTTTTCGAA from Robertmurraya sp. FSL R5-0851 includes the following:
- the accA gene encoding acetyl-CoA carboxylase carboxyl transferase subunit alpha, yielding MVGELEFEKPVIELKKKIAELKEFTASAEVDLTDEIEKLEARLQKLEKDIYDNMKPWDRVQIARHPARPTTQDYLSIIFSDFIECHGDRFFGDDEAIVAGVAKFQGLPVTIIGHQRGKDTKENIRRNFGMPHPEGYRKALRLMKQAEKFNRPIICFIDTKGAYPGKAAEERGQSEAIARNLFEMASLTVPIVCIVIGEGGSGGALALGVGDHIHMLENSTYSVISPEGAAAILWKDASLAKQAAETMKITAPDLKELGVIDEIIPEVRGGAHKDVNTQAESIRNTIQQSLKQLLQLTENELLALRYEKYKNMGKYTFLHEYIGVNG